In Nostoc sp. GT001, a genomic segment contains:
- the ssuC gene encoding aliphatic sulfonate ABC transporter permease SsuC: MTISLKQTKSNNNIIFLNGLWENQQFQKLVPWIVPVTVLVLWEFASRTGLLSSRILPAPSGVIATAIKLGSTGELFQHIGISAGRAISGFIVGGSIGFSLGLLNGFSRVAEKLLDSSLQMLRTIPNLALIPLVILWFGIGDQARLFLVSMGVFFPLYLNTFHGIRSVDPGLIEMGKVYGLKTPQLLWQIIFPGALSSILVGVRFSLGIMWLTLIVAETIAADSGLGYMAMNAREFMQTDVVVLSIVIYALLGKLADAVARGLETKFLAWNPNYQKS; this comes from the coding sequence ATGACTATTTCTCTTAAACAGACCAAAAGCAACAACAATATAATATTTCTGAACGGCTTGTGGGAAAACCAACAATTCCAGAAATTAGTTCCTTGGATTGTACCTGTTACCGTACTAGTTCTTTGGGAATTTGCTTCCAGAACTGGCCTACTTTCCAGCAGGATTTTACCAGCACCAAGTGGTGTAATTGCTACAGCGATTAAACTAGGATCGACTGGAGAACTGTTCCAACATATAGGAATTAGTGCTGGGCGGGCGATATCTGGTTTTATAGTTGGTGGCAGTATTGGCTTTAGTTTAGGATTGCTCAATGGCTTTTCCCGTGTAGCAGAAAAGTTATTGGATAGTTCCTTACAAATGCTTCGTACTATCCCTAATTTGGCATTAATTCCGCTAGTGATTCTCTGGTTTGGTATTGGCGATCAAGCTAGATTATTTCTAGTGTCTATGGGGGTATTTTTCCCATTATATCTCAATACATTTCATGGCATCCGCAGTGTTGACCCTGGACTGATTGAAATGGGAAAAGTCTATGGATTAAAAACACCACAACTTCTCTGGCAAATAATTTTTCCAGGAGCTTTGTCTTCGATTCTCGTTGGTGTCCGTTTTTCCTTGGGGATTATGTGGTTGACACTAATTGTGGCAGAAACGATCGCGGCAGATTCTGGTCTTGGTTATATGGCAATGAATGCCCGTGAGTTTATGCAAACCGATGTTGTGGTTTTAAGTATTGTAATCTATGCACTGCTGGGTAAATTAGCAGATGCTGTCGCCAGAGGATTAGAAACAAAATTCTTGGCTTGGAACCCCAATTACCAAAAGTCATAA
- a CDS encoding GNAT family N-acetyltransferase, which translates to MIVKKLTKYDAEDYRQIRLEALDKNPDSFGTTYQEEVIKTIEQFRDRIPADNNNFILGYFEDKNLIGIVAFHQESRIKLRHKAYISSMYVQQEYRGKGVGKLLLNELIERAKAINEVEILLIDIVKSNFLAKPLYLSLGFQIYGTEKRAYQYNNQYFDLEFMYLQIK; encoded by the coding sequence ATGATCGTCAAAAAATTAACAAAGTATGATGCAGAAGATTATAGACAGATCAGACTAGAAGCTTTAGATAAAAATCCAGATTCATTTGGCACAACATATCAAGAAGAAGTAATTAAGACGATAGAACAATTTCGGGATAGAATTCCAGCAGATAACAATAATTTTATTTTGGGATATTTTGAGGATAAAAATTTAATTGGGATAGTCGCATTTCATCAAGAATCAAGAATAAAACTCAGGCATAAAGCATATATTAGTAGCATGTATGTTCAACAAGAATATCGGGGAAAGGGTGTAGGTAAATTATTATTAAATGAATTAATTGAAAGAGCAAAAGCTATTAATGAGGTGGAAATTTTATTAATTGATATTGTTAAAAGCAACTTTTTAGCAAAACCACTTTATTTATCATTGGGCTTTCAAATATATGGAACAGAGAAAAGAGCGTATCAATATAATAACCAATATTTTGATCTAGAGTTTATGTATTTACAGATTAAATAA
- a CDS encoding TIM-barrel domain-containing protein: MSNIIFSEKRAYKFLKVEEYFGRYKEWEKLLEVKSHAFDADSKTLTLNFSKSDGNPCSILIQFPQKDTFRLRFNPKKTAKDYSSKNSPSVLLNNFEDLTRLTENHEHFDIEVVKDVSNGIELVTKNVDNNPEMKVVVNHQPFSITVYMFAPHEEYIVWQTADTPIYYTPNGNNDYAIIQAVNKPANAKYVGFGEQGGQSLSKNTAQVNYFNFDNMRYRQVYDRGPLDPREPLYHSEPFFYEFHGVPEHDSVTGVFIDNTGQVLVDIGYINSSRYMIGTRFGDLDFYFFIGHNPANILDSYTEIVGRPRLKPRYCLGYQQGCYGYERQDIVEWAVRKHREYQIPLDGMHVDVDIQKNYQTFTIDTEKFPNPYEMFHNLKEQGVKCSTNITPVISRLDPNYSTYAEAKDKGFFVIDRRYDPGNPDSKIYQLYGSGHQFSPNNGYVEGFNSGEPYIGGVYYGNDSNGNELGASGHYADLGRQEVRDWWGTQYKYLYSMGLEMVWQDMTTPAIRDYRGDMKGFPFRLLVTDNSHSDAEPTLTPAIKVWNLYSYNLHKATYQGLNRLHEIKDSRYPNLSERKNKRNFIIGRGSFSGVHRYAGLWNGDNSSDWDFLKMNVSQVLSLGLCGLAINGQDIGGFEASAVDEGKWASPELLIRWTAAGAFLPWFRNHYVRKGRKEFQEPFMYVEWFNQYQGGKLPEPQNLYRMVLPICKHYIELRYRLMQLFYDGMFENSLSGLPISRPLFINDPGDQSLYNDKEAFLDNEFFVGKDLLIAPVLDPQEPQSIEKNYGKRDVYVPYGSDWYCFMNNTMPLGSVVEGGTTIRDFDASLNLEGDHINFIVPMYVRAGAIIPTIELEQYVGQLNKEGKPNPITLNVYPGVSGKYTMFLDDGVSRSSAFKMPPNSGWDEEANDEYRRTEITHRYPDKKTREINVKRVHDGYTPKLETYFFVAVLHDPSETKGASGCLKSVKIAGQSIPQVQGSSNLNSSPQNAWYYNESINISFVKVFDNSPDITITADYF; the protein is encoded by the coding sequence ATGTCGAATATAATTTTTTCTGAAAAAAGAGCCTACAAATTTCTCAAAGTAGAAGAGTATTTTGGTAGGTATAAAGAATGGGAGAAGCTTCTAGAAGTCAAAAGTCATGCCTTCGATGCAGACTCAAAAACTTTGACGCTGAATTTTAGCAAGAGTGATGGCAATCCATGCAGTATACTCATACAGTTCCCGCAAAAAGATACTTTCCGGTTGCGCTTCAATCCTAAAAAAACTGCCAAGGACTATTCTTCAAAAAATAGTCCTTCAGTACTTTTGAACAACTTTGAAGATTTGACGAGACTGACCGAGAATCACGAACATTTTGACATTGAAGTAGTAAAAGATGTCAGCAACGGCATTGAACTGGTGACGAAGAATGTAGATAATAATCCAGAAATGAAAGTGGTTGTCAATCATCAGCCATTTTCAATTACGGTCTATATGTTTGCTCCCCATGAAGAGTATATTGTTTGGCAGACGGCAGATACTCCGATTTACTATACCCCTAACGGAAATAATGATTACGCCATTATCCAGGCAGTGAACAAGCCAGCCAATGCCAAATATGTTGGCTTTGGCGAACAAGGCGGGCAATCTCTAAGCAAAAATACCGCACAAGTCAACTATTTCAACTTCGATAATATGCGGTATCGGCAAGTTTACGATCGCGGTCCTTTAGATCCCCGAGAACCTCTTTACCACTCAGAACCGTTCTTTTACGAATTTCATGGCGTTCCCGAACACGATAGCGTCACTGGCGTTTTTATTGATAATACTGGTCAAGTCCTAGTGGATATCGGTTATATCAACTCCAGTCGCTATATGATTGGGACTCGCTTTGGGGATCTTGACTTTTATTTTTTTATCGGACATAACCCTGCCAACATCCTAGATAGTTATACCGAAATTGTGGGCAGACCGCGCTTGAAACCCCGCTACTGCTTGGGATATCAACAAGGTTGTTATGGCTACGAACGTCAAGATATCGTAGAATGGGCAGTCCGCAAGCATCGGGAATACCAAATTCCCCTTGATGGTATGCATGTCGATGTAGATATCCAGAAGAATTACCAAACCTTCACGATTGATACAGAGAAATTCCCCAACCCCTACGAAATGTTTCACAACTTGAAAGAACAGGGCGTGAAATGCAGCACCAATATCACCCCAGTGATTAGCCGCCTAGACCCCAATTATTCAACTTACGCTGAGGCTAAGGACAAAGGGTTTTTCGTCATAGACAGACGTTACGATCCCGGAAATCCTGATAGCAAAATTTACCAGCTTTACGGTAGCGGTCATCAATTCTCTCCCAATAATGGGTATGTTGAAGGTTTCAATAGTGGGGAACCCTATATTGGTGGGGTTTACTACGGCAACGATTCTAACGGTAATGAGCTAGGGGCTTCTGGTCATTACGCGGATTTAGGTCGGCAAGAGGTACGTGATTGGTGGGGAACCCAATATAAATACCTCTATTCGATGGGGCTAGAAATGGTTTGGCAGGATATGACAACACCTGCTATCCGCGATTATCGTGGGGATATGAAGGGCTTTCCTTTCCGTTTATTAGTGACGGATAATTCCCACTCTGATGCCGAGCCGACATTAACTCCAGCGATTAAGGTGTGGAATTTGTACTCTTACAATCTTCACAAAGCCACGTATCAGGGATTAAACCGTCTGCACGAAATCAAAGATTCCAGATACCCGAACTTAAGCGAAAGAAAAAACAAGCGGAACTTTATCATTGGACGCGGTAGCTTCAGCGGTGTCCATCGCTATGCAGGATTGTGGAATGGTGACAACTCTTCCGACTGGGATTTTCTGAAGATGAATGTCTCTCAAGTGCTGTCTCTTGGTTTGTGCGGATTAGCTATCAATGGGCAGGACATTGGCGGTTTTGAAGCTTCAGCGGTGGATGAAGGCAAATGGGCTAGTCCAGAATTGCTGATTCGCTGGACGGCGGCGGGTGCTTTCTTGCCCTGGTTTCGGAATCATTATGTCCGCAAAGGGCGTAAAGAGTTTCAAGAACCATTCATGTATGTAGAATGGTTTAACCAATATCAGGGTGGCAAGCTGCCCGAACCGCAAAATCTGTACCGGATGGTACTGCCGATTTGCAAGCATTACATTGAATTGCGCTATCGGCTGATGCAGTTGTTCTACGATGGGATGTTTGAAAACTCCCTGAGTGGACTACCGATATCCAGACCCCTGTTTATTAACGATCCCGGCGATCAATCCCTCTACAATGACAAAGAAGCTTTCCTAGACAATGAATTCTTTGTGGGCAAGGATCTGTTGATTGCTCCGGTTTTAGATCCCCAGGAACCTCAATCAATTGAGAAAAACTACGGCAAGCGGGATGTTTATGTTCCCTACGGCAGCGATTGGTACTGTTTTATGAACAATACTATGCCCCTTGGGAGTGTTGTTGAGGGTGGAACAACTATCCGAGATTTTGATGCTAGTCTTAATCTGGAAGGCGATCATATTAACTTCATTGTGCCGATGTATGTGCGTGCGGGTGCTATCATTCCGACGATTGAATTGGAACAATATGTAGGACAGCTGAATAAGGAAGGTAAGCCTAATCCGATTACTCTGAATGTCTATCCGGGTGTGAGTGGTAAGTATACCATGTTCTTAGATGATGGTGTGAGCCGTTCTTCTGCTTTTAAGATGCCACCGAACTCTGGATGGGATGAGGAAGCGAACGATGAATATCGTCGGACTGAGATTACCCATCGTTACCCTGATAAAAAGACTCGCGAAATTAATGTAAAGCGGGTTCATGATGGTTACACGCCAAAGCTTGAAACCTATTTCTTTGTGGCAGTATTGCACGATCCATCTGAAACTAAAGGTGCTTCAGGTTGTTTGAAGAGTGTGAAGATCGCCGGACAAAGTATTCCACAGGTGCAAGGGAGTTCTAATCTCAACTCTTCGCCTCAGAATGCTTGGTATTACAACGAAAGCATCAATATCAGCTTTGTGAAGGTGTTTGATAATAGCCCAGACATCACCATCACAGCAGACTATTTCTAA
- a CDS encoding ATP-binding cassette domain-containing protein — protein MSSNVQGTQLSILDLTKAFGNKTVLNSLNLEVEAGEFVAIVGRSGCGKSTLLRLVSGLDRATSGGILLDGEPLRRLSRSVTVMFQDPRLLPWKRVVQNVGLGLEGNWREKALWALNKVGLKDRADEWPYILSGGQRQRVSLARALVSQPRLLLLDEPLGALDALTRLEMQGLIENLWQERRFTAFLVTHDVEEAVALADRVIVIDEGKISMDLPVRLSRPRDRSSEVFINIREAVLEQVMSNESTRLNNQLLQLSS, from the coding sequence GTGAGTTCAAATGTACAGGGTACACAATTAAGTATTTTGGATTTGACGAAAGCTTTTGGTAATAAAACTGTTTTAAACTCGCTGAATTTAGAAGTTGAAGCAGGTGAGTTTGTCGCTATTGTTGGACGAAGTGGTTGTGGCAAGAGTACCTTATTGCGTCTGGTGTCAGGATTAGATAGAGCAACTTCAGGCGGAATACTATTGGATGGAGAACCACTGCGTAGACTCAGCCGCTCCGTAACAGTGATGTTTCAAGATCCCCGCTTGCTGCCGTGGAAGCGCGTTGTTCAGAACGTGGGGTTGGGCTTAGAAGGTAATTGGCGTGAAAAAGCTTTGTGGGCACTCAATAAAGTCGGACTCAAAGATAGGGCTGATGAGTGGCCTTATATTTTGTCTGGAGGACAACGGCAACGGGTATCATTGGCCAGAGCGTTAGTTAGTCAGCCCCGTTTGTTGTTGCTAGATGAACCTTTGGGAGCATTGGATGCTCTAACTCGGTTAGAGATGCAGGGTTTGATTGAAAACTTATGGCAAGAACGAAGATTTACTGCATTTTTGGTTACTCATGATGTAGAAGAGGCTGTGGCGTTAGCAGACCGAGTGATAGTGATTGATGAAGGAAAGATTTCTATGGATTTGCCTGTGAGACTTTCACGCCCACGAGATAGAAGTAGCGAAGTGTTTATCAATATCAGAGAAGCAGTTTTAGAGCAAGTAATGAGCAATGAAAGTACTCGGCTAAACAACCAGTTATTACAGCTGAGTAGTTGA
- the ssuD gene encoding FMNH2-dependent alkanesulfonate monooxygenase produces the protein MQILWFIPTGSHDGRYLGTDIGSRVVTPDYLQQIAQAVDSLGYTGALLPTGSSCEDAWITAAAFISVTKQMKFLVAIRPGITSPSVAARMAATFDRISQGRLLINVVTGGDPVQLAGDGLHLSHDDRYDLTDEFLRVWRGIVSGETVDFKGNYLDIKGGKLLFPPVQKPYPPLWFGGSSAAAKRVAAKHIDVYLTWGEPPQQVGQKIAEVKKLAAEQGRTVRFGIRLHVIVRETESAAWDAANELIKYVDEDAIAKAQKDLAQSDSEGQRRMSQLHSGSRAALEISPNLWTGIGLVRGGAGTALVGDPDTVAARMLEYRNLGIETFVFSGYPHLEEAYRTAELLFPRLPLQNEPAPLTPPVLSPIGKDFANEKIAKQLTSAS, from the coding sequence ATGCAAATTCTTTGGTTTATTCCTACTGGATCTCATGACGGACGCTATTTAGGCACAGATATTGGTTCTCGTGTTGTCACACCTGATTATTTACAACAAATTGCCCAAGCTGTGGATAGTTTAGGCTACACTGGCGCATTGTTACCCACAGGAAGTTCTTGCGAAGACGCTTGGATAACCGCCGCTGCTTTCATCTCTGTCACCAAGCAGATGAAATTTCTGGTGGCAATTCGTCCAGGAATTACTTCCCCAAGTGTTGCTGCACGGATGGCAGCAACATTTGACCGAATTTCTCAAGGAAGATTGTTAATTAATGTAGTGACAGGTGGAGATCCGGTGCAGTTGGCTGGGGATGGCTTGCATCTTAGTCATGACGATCGCTATGATTTAACCGATGAATTTCTCAGAGTTTGGCGGGGTATCGTCAGTGGAGAAACAGTCGATTTTAAAGGAAACTACCTGGATATTAAAGGCGGTAAACTCTTATTTCCACCAGTTCAAAAACCCTATCCGCCCTTGTGGTTTGGTGGCTCATCTGCTGCCGCCAAGCGGGTTGCTGCTAAACATATAGATGTTTACCTGACTTGGGGTGAACCTCCACAACAAGTGGGCCAAAAGATTGCCGAAGTTAAGAAATTGGCGGCTGAACAAGGCAGAACAGTCCGTTTTGGGATTCGCTTGCATGTAATTGTGCGAGAAACCGAGTCAGCTGCTTGGGATGCAGCCAATGAGCTAATTAAGTATGTCGATGAGGATGCGATCGCTAAAGCTCAGAAAGACTTAGCTCAATCTGATTCTGAAGGACAGCGGCGCATGAGTCAACTACATAGTGGTAGTCGAGCAGCCTTAGAGATTAGCCCCAACCTCTGGACAGGAATTGGATTAGTGCGGGGTGGTGCTGGTACAGCCTTAGTTGGAGATCCCGACACCGTTGCTGCTAGGATGCTGGAATATCGCAATTTGGGGATAGAAACATTCGTTTTCTCTGGGTATCCCCATTTAGAAGAAGCGTATCGCACCGCTGAATTATTATTTCCACGTCTACCTTTGCAGAATGAACCTGCACCTTTAACGCCACCAGTCTTAAGTCCTATTGGCAAAGATTTCGCCAATGAAAAAATTGCGAAACAATTAACAAGTGCTTCATGA